A window of Microcystis aeruginosa FD4 contains these coding sequences:
- the prfC gene encoding peptide chain release factor 3, whose translation MTTEIEKELETSESVLEKRRNFAIISHPDAGKTTLTEKLLLYGGAIHQAGAVKARRDQRKATSDWMEMEKQRGISITSTVLQFDYRDFQINLLDTPGHQDFSEDTYRTLAAADNAVMLIDAAKGLEPQTRKLFEVCKLRQLPIFTFVNKMDRPGREPLDLLDEIERELGLQTYPVNWPIGIGDRFRGVFERATQTIHLFERRSHGSQEAQETVIELGDPKIEDYLEKDLYYQLKEDIELLSELGADLDLPAVHAGEMTPIFFGSAMTNFGVKLFLESFLDYGLPPRGRNSSLGVLDPTYPDFTGFVFKLQANMDPKHRDRVAFVRVCTGKFEKDMVVNHARTGKTIRLSRPQKLFAQDRAVIEEAYPGDVIGLNNPGVFAIGDTIYMGKKLEYEGIPCFSPELFAYLRNPNPSKFKQFQKGVSELQEEGAVQILSSIDEFKRDPILAAVGQLQFEVVQFRLLSEYGVETTLEPLAYSLARWVAGGWAALEKAGKLFNTLTVKDYWGRPVLLFKNEWNLQQVKEDHPSLQLNSIAPVGSGVEPQS comes from the coding sequence ATGACGACCGAAATTGAAAAAGAACTAGAAACCAGCGAATCTGTCTTGGAAAAACGGCGAAATTTTGCCATTATCTCCCATCCTGACGCGGGAAAGACCACCCTGACCGAAAAACTGTTACTATACGGGGGTGCAATCCATCAAGCGGGTGCAGTCAAAGCAAGACGCGACCAACGCAAAGCCACCTCCGACTGGATGGAAATGGAAAAACAACGGGGAATTTCGATTACTTCCACGGTTTTACAGTTCGATTATCGTGATTTTCAGATTAATCTCCTCGATACTCCCGGCCACCAAGATTTTAGCGAAGATACCTATCGTACCCTAGCCGCTGCCGATAATGCGGTGATGTTAATTGACGCAGCCAAAGGTTTGGAACCGCAAACGAGAAAACTGTTTGAAGTGTGCAAACTGCGTCAGTTACCCATCTTTACCTTTGTTAACAAAATGGATCGCCCCGGCCGCGAACCTCTGGATTTATTGGACGAAATCGAGCGAGAATTAGGATTACAAACCTATCCCGTCAATTGGCCGATCGGAATTGGCGATCGCTTTCGGGGAGTTTTTGAGCGGGCCACCCAGACCATACACCTGTTTGAACGTCGCTCCCACGGCTCTCAGGAGGCGCAGGAAACCGTGATCGAGCTTGGCGACCCCAAAATTGAGGATTATCTCGAAAAAGACCTGTATTACCAGTTAAAAGAGGATATAGAACTACTCTCGGAATTGGGTGCGGACTTGGATTTGCCAGCAGTCCACGCAGGAGAAATGACCCCGATCTTTTTTGGTAGCGCCATGACCAATTTTGGGGTGAAATTATTCCTAGAATCCTTCCTCGACTATGGATTACCACCCAGAGGACGCAATTCCTCCCTCGGTGTCCTTGATCCCACCTATCCCGATTTCACCGGTTTTGTCTTCAAACTGCAAGCAAACATGGACCCCAAACATCGGGACCGGGTGGCCTTTGTGCGGGTATGTACGGGGAAATTTGAGAAGGATATGGTAGTAAATCACGCTAGAACTGGTAAAACTATCCGTTTATCCCGTCCTCAGAAACTTTTTGCCCAAGATCGCGCAGTTATAGAAGAAGCTTATCCCGGAGATGTGATCGGATTGAATAACCCCGGGGTCTTTGCGATCGGTGATACGATTTATATGGGTAAAAAGCTCGAATACGAAGGTATTCCCTGTTTTTCTCCGGAATTATTCGCCTATCTCAGAAATCCTAACCCTTCCAAGTTCAAACAGTTTCAAAAAGGAGTCTCGGAATTACAGGAAGAAGGGGCCGTACAGATATTATCCTCGATCGATGAATTTAAACGCGACCCAATTTTAGCCGCTGTCGGTCAATTACAGTTTGAAGTGGTGCAATTCCGTCTTTTAAGCGAGTACGGAGTCGAAACTACCCTCGAACCCCTAGCCTATAGTTTAGCCCGTTGGGTCGCCGGGGGTTGGGCCGCTTTAGAAAAAGCCGGTAAACTCTTTAATACTCTAACTGTCAAAGATTACTGGGGTCGTCCTGTCTTATTATTCAAAAATGAGTGGAATTTACAGCAAGTTAAAGAAGATCATCCCTCTTTGCAATTAAACTCGATCGCACCGGTAGGATCGGGAGTAGAACCGCAATCCTAA